One Bradysia coprophila strain Holo2 chromosome IV unlocalized genomic scaffold, BU_Bcop_v1 contig_144, whole genome shotgun sequence DNA window includes the following coding sequences:
- the LOC119071260 gene encoding arginine-hydroxylase NDUFAF5, mitochondrial translates to MIIFFRKFNATALCQSTSKFVRNISYTDNLRNADQSQNIFDRRAKRLQKERSAQRPDVALFDYIKDEVGFRLSDRIFDIKREIKNAADIGCNRGFVSRHVLAETVEHLYLCDISPTMLQQAEGTPGLKITKKEMDEELPFDFEPNSLDLVTSSLSLHWVNDLPGCFKSVIDCLRPDGVFIASMYGGETLFELRSSLQLAELERKGGISPHISPFTQIRDIGALLNRAGFTMLTIDTDEIVVGYPTMFELMEDLKGMGESNAAFNRPLHISRDTLMSAAAIYKELYGKPEGIAATFQIIYFVGWKPGPNQPKPLERGSGNVSLKDLSKVIETSGKS, encoded by the exons atgataattttctttcggAAGTTTAATGCAACGGCTTTATGTCAATCAACGAGCAAATTTGTGAGAAACATTAGCTACACTGACAATTTGAGAAACGCTGACCAATCGCAGAACATATTCGATCGACGAGCTAAACGGTTGCAGAAAGAACGGTCCGCCCAAAGGCCAGATGTAGCACTTTTCGATTATATCAAAGACGAAGTCGGCTTTCGCTTATCGGACAgaatttttgatattaaacGAGAGATTAAAAATGCTGCTGACATTG GATGCAATAGAGGATTCGTATCGAGACATGTCTTGGCTGAAACAGTGGAGCATTTGTATTTGTGCGACATTAGTCCAACAATGCTTCAACAAGCGGAAGGAACACCAGGATtaaaaattacaaagaaaGAAATGGACGAGGAGCTACCATTTGAT TTTGAACCAAACTCCTTGGATTTGGTAACTTCAAGTTTGAGTCTTCATTGGGTGAACGACCTGCCTGGCTGCTTTAAATCAGTGATTGATTGCCTTCGACCAGATGGAGTCTTCATTGCCTCAATGTACGGTGGTGAAACATTATTTGAGCTGCGATCATCACTACAATTGGCTGAATTAGAGCGTAAAGGAGGTATTTCACCTCACATTTCACCGTTCACGCAG ATCCGCGACATTGGTGCACTGTTGAATCGAGCAGGTTTCACAATGCTGACAATCGACACCGACGAAATAGTCGTCGGATATCCGACAATGTTTGAATTAATGGAAGACCTAAAGGGAATGGGTGAAAGTAATGCAGCTTTCAATCGACCATTGCATATAAGCCGTGATACGCTCATGTCAGCCGCAGCCATTTACAAGGAACTGTACGGCAAACCCGAAGGTATTGCTGCcacttttcaaattatttatttcgttgGATGGAAACCAGGCCCGAATCAACCGAAACCATTGGAACGAGGCAGCGGAAATGTATCGTTGAAAGATTTGAGCAAAGTCATAGAAACCTCGGGGAAAagttga
- the LOC119071221 gene encoding ankyrin repeat, SAM and basic leucine zipper domain-containing protein 1 → MPVTRPPMSSDEEEDQDDFYDGFSFGNEFDRPAREATQNQWILKKQKEDDEHDRILFTVKNGDVEGLKQELLKKYGSEARIQYDEYLKDGWTILLHAVACLQRDIVTYLLSKGANLNCEAGSMTPLMVVCDLEICPSQIDDILDMTKLLLDQGAVVNVRNETGYTPFMYACEKGNKDIVTLLTDFSAIDATDNFGKTALHYAVENKHFDIVEMLINVGADIEVCDRDGLKPRDVAVSLGLRDIEELFPEEILDFLPTSAEQYETFEDIAPSIFPDHKQAAYSQDIPKMLRGMRVDNIAKHVYESNISLADFLTIDDAGLQTIGIEFEYQRKRILLGLLKFHGHPFSPKSIELVSKKKQKNMYEYYEMYAGYLKHLVMMESGLTYLNKIGGLKNVHKGNVDEMLALTKDIQKDVVSLMKRVQQISINSTKNPLYIAPATNERTNILRPLLKYSVIIGMGIFISCKLNKLVH, encoded by the exons ATGCCAGTCACGCGACCACCGATGAGCAGTGATGAGGAAGAGGATCAGGATGACTTTTATGATGGATTTTCATTTGGAAACGAGTTTGAT agACCTGCCCGGGAAGCAACACAAAACCAATGGATTTTAAAGAAACAGAAAGAAGACGACGAGCACGATAGAATTTTGTTCACTGTTAAGAATGGGGACGTTGAAGGTTTGAAACaggaattattgaaaaaatacgGCAGTGAGGCCAGAATACAGTACGATGAATATCTCAAAGACGGTTGGACAATATTGCTGCATGCTGTTGCATGTTTGCAACGGGACATCGTTACATACTTACTATCAAAAGGGGCGAATCTCAATTGCGAAGCAG GCTCAATGACTCCGTTGATGGTTGTGTGCGACCTCGAAATATGTCCCAGTCAGATTGACGATATTCTGGACATGACAAAATTATTGCTCGATCAAGGAGCTGTTGTTAACGTTCGCAATGAGACAGGATACACACCGTTTATGTACGCTTGTGAGAAGGGCAACAAAGACATTGTCACTCTTCTAACGGATTTTTCTGCAATCGATGCAACTGACAATTTTGGAAAGACG GCCCTACATTATGCTGTCGAAAATAAGCACTTTGACATCGTTGAAATGCTTATAAATGTAGGCGCCGATATCGAGGTGTGCGATAGAGATGGACTTAAGCCGCGTGATGTGGCTGTGTCGCTTGGCCTAAGAGACATTGAAGAACTATTTCCTGAAGAAATTCTGGACTTTCTGCCTACATCAGCAGAACAATACGAAACATTCGAAGATATTGCACCTTCAATCTTCCCAGACCATAAACA gGCAGCGTATTCTCAAGATATTCCGAAAATGCTGAGAGGCATGAGAGTGGACAATATTGCCAAACATGTCTACGAATCAAACATAAGTTTGGCTGATTTTCTGACCATAGACGATGCAGGTTTGCAGACAATTGGTATTGAATTTGAGTATCAGCGGAAACGAATTCTGCTTGGGCTGCTAAAGTTTCACGGGCATCCGTTCTCACCGAAATCGATTGAACTGGTGTCgaagaaaaaacagaaaaa CATGTACGAGTATTATGAAATGTATGCCGGTTACTTGAAGCACTTGGTCATGATGGAGAGTGGTCTCACTTACTTGAACAAAATTGGTGGACTAAAGAATGTGCACAAGGGAAACGTTGACGAAATGCTTGCATTGACTAAAGACATCCAAAAAGATGTGGTTTCGTTGATGAAACGAGTCCAACAA ATATCGATTAATTCAACCAAAAATCCGCTGTACATTGCGCCAGCCACAAACGAAAGAACGAATATTCTCAGACCATTGCTTAAGTACTCGGTGATCATTGGAATGGGAATATTCATCAGCTGTAAGCTGAACAAACTGGTTCACTGA